A stretch of the Takifugu flavidus isolate HTHZ2018 chromosome 1, ASM371156v2, whole genome shotgun sequence genome encodes the following:
- the ing1 gene encoding inhibitor of growth protein 1 yields the protein MLNPSNGDPGQVVVNYVEEYLELVESLPCDLQRSVSLMKEIDAKYQDVLKELDDAYERYRRESDSLQRRKLQMSIQRALIRSQELGDEKIQIAGQMVELVENRTRQIDWHSQLLLSSQEVPESHVPTTTSMTTSAASMMSSSSTSNVTPGKTSHHDKKRDEITPGSAGGDKSGGKRSRRQKNGDTRDSYGGMDHSDEVSLGASREKRAKTSSKKKKRSKGKSEREVSPPDLPIDPDEPTYCLCEQVSYGEMIGCDNDECSIEWFHFSCVGLHHKPKGKWYCPKCRGENEKTMDKALERAKKERAYNR from the exons ATGTTGAACCCCTCCAATGGCGACCCGGGCCAGGTGGTCGTCAACTATGTTGAAGAGTATTTGGAGCTGGTGGAGTCACTGCCGTGTGATTTGCAAAGAAGTGTTTCCCTCATGAAAGAAATTGATGCCAAGTATCAag ATGTCTTGAAGGAGCTGGATGATGCGTACGAGCGTTACCGCCGGGAGTCCGACTCACTTCAGAGGAGAAAGCTTCAGATGTCTATTCAGAGGGCCCTTATTCGCAGTCAGGAGTTGGGAGATGAGAAGATCCAGATTGCTGGTCAGATG gtggAGTTGGTTGAAAACCGCACACGTCAAATCGACTGGCATTCGCAGCTTCTCCTGTCATCTCAGGAGGTTCCAGAGAGCCACGTTCCCACGACAACCTCCATGACAACCAGTGCAGCATCCATGATGTCGTCGTCGTCGACGTCCAACGTCACGCCGGGGAAAACCAGCCACCATGACAAGAAGCGGGACGAGATCACGCCTGGTTCGGCGGGGGGAGACAAGTCTGGAGGGAAACGCTCCAGACGTCAGAAAAATGGAGACACCCGAGATAGTTACGGAGGGATGGACCACTCGGACGAAGTGAGCCTGGGAGCGTCCCGTGAAAAGAGAGCGAAAACctcatcaaagaagaagaaaaggtcaaagggcaagTCTGAGAGAGAGGTGTCTCCCCCGGACCTGCCCATCGACCCAGATGAGCCCACGTACTGCCTGTGTGAGCAGGTCTCCTACGGCGAGATGATCGGCTGCGACAACGACGAGTGTTCTATCGAGTGGTTTCACTTCTCTTGTGTGGGACTGCATCATAAACCCAAAGGCAAGTGGTACTGCCCTAAATGTAGAGGGGAGAATGAGAAGACCATGGACAAGGCCTTAGAGAGGGCCAAGAAGGAGAGGGCCTACAACAGGTAG